In Melanotaenia boesemani isolate fMelBoe1 chromosome 1, fMelBoe1.pri, whole genome shotgun sequence, the genomic window TGACGTCATGATGGTAGACCACATCAGCTGCCAGCACATAGTCGTACCGATAGACAGATGAAGGGTAGGTCTGTTCCAAGTCATAGCCCTGAGACAGAGCTGCCACCTGGGGTGTGTGTCTGCAGCGGCCCCTGGTGTTCCTCATCAAATTGGCTCTGAGGTTACCCAACATCTCTGGTAGATCTGTAGCTGTGACTGAAGCTCCTAAAGATGCAGAAATAAGACTTGCATTACCATGAACATAACGATAAGGAGTTATGTCTGCTTAAAGAGAAGGTATTCAAACTTTAAGTTAAAGCATAGCTAATATTTTTAgcgatttattttaattctgcaAATTTGTTTTCACATAATGCCATaaatttgacaataaaaataaaactaatgccaggggtggcgtggctcagtgggtagagtggtcatcttgtagccaggggttgccggtttgatccttgGCCTGTTGAGTTCATGCTGAGGTGttcctgagcaagacaccgaacacCAAATTGTGCCTGATGGGTcttggttagcgccttgcatggcagcttccgccatcagcaTGTGAATGtgggtgtgaatgggtgaatgtgacgtaggatgtaaagagctttgggtatcattccaggtacactaaagcgctatataaacacagaccatttaccattttgatTAATTGCTGCACATTCAAAAGCCCTGGGAGCACAGGCCTTATGCACTACTGTCAGGTTTTATGTTACAGTAAGTGGAGCAACTGCTCACCCAGCAGGCTGGCCACAATGGATACCAGTCCTGTTCCTGCTCTCAGCTCCAGCACCTCCTTCTCCTGCAGGTCAACTGTTTGCCTGTTGTTTTCTAAGAAGTAGCACAAAGCCAACGCCTGCAGGTCAGAGAAGGGTAAGAAAGAGCAATTGACTGTGGTGAtgtgaagaaaaacaagctttttGGTCATTTAGAAGTGTTGTTGGAAATACTTACAGCTGGCCACATCATTCCTCCATATGAATCTATAGTTTCATGAATAACAATATCCTGCCCAACATAATGGTAAACATCCTTCCCAATGCTGCAAATTACACTGGGAACCCAGTTCTGCTGCATCACTTTCTGTTTCCTCAATTCTTCTCCTGAGGAAAGAAATAGAATGAAGCTTCAGCTTAATCaaacacagcaaaaagaaaTGACACTTAATGTACTCATGGCTGTGTCACATATAATTTGGAAAAGTTCATGAATCAGTGGCTACGTATTTAGAAATTAAAAAGCACATTACATGCTATATTATTGTAGGTggaccaaagaagaagaagaagaaaaaaacttactGCAGTGGACAGAAGAAGTCTGCTTCTCTTCCTTATATGTTCAAGTCAGCAGTGATTGCAGGGCATTGGCTGTCTAGTATCTCTGAGGACAGTTTATAATAGTTTTGGCTTCACTATCTTTTAGCCTCATGTGTCTTACATCTCAAATTGAATTTATGCTACTCCTGCCAGTCTCAGTAAAAGTCACCAAGCTGTTTGTTAAGAGTCTGATGTCAAAATGAAATACCTTCCTTCATTTGGAGAAGGACTTTGGCAAAGTCAGAGTTCAGCAGCTGTTAATCATCTGAAAGTcatctgggtttttgtcatgaaaacaaaaatatgttcatgttcattaaGTAGTTTGGGTGTGACACCCCACCTTTCCCCCTCCCACATCTCTGCCTGCAAACAGATTAAAGCTGTTGTGTCTCTGCTTTGCTATAATATGCTATAAAACAACAGAGTGGTTCTGAAGAAGATTGCatgtaagaaaaataatcagaatgTTAATGGATTTATTATCTAGTGTTTCtaatttttatctatttattttattctactttGTTACTCCCAGCTCAAAAttatttctctgcatttaacccatcctagttgctaggagcagtgggctgccagatttcACGGCCCAGGGAGCTGTTGGgagttaagggccttgctcagaggcccacagtggttttacCTTAAGcttggtacacacataacaaaacGATTTTGCCTCTTCACAACCTCTGACCGCAAAAGTctgatcatcgtgagatttccctgtcagattatcatttggtctgtggtgtgttactagccgatttgtcccaataatccACTCCAAAAAgagtcgtagccgacaattgggaatattgaacatgttcaatatttcagagacgatttctgaggaacgccggcgactcgtgcattctgactgcgtggatggtgacgtggtacggaatgtagccaatcagacagcgagctggctggggaacaaggaagtaaataaagtccatgttcacgccgtctccagtctgttatttttttcagttctgtatttgtctgttaacaacAGTTCCAAGACAagcatcattccctcgtcctatatatccccttccatgctgtgtgttgtgttttccggttgttgctatgtttcgtcttctttgtatttttgccggttgttgctatggttcttctacgttttgaCGTTTGTCCAGCTCGTAGGACTAGATTGCAGATAAGTTGAGGGACAgcattgttgtgtgtgtttttctgtgattacattttcggagcacaccacacacagtaagatcaaaactgattttttatcttcacatgtgaggtctcaaccaggtaaaaaatcttataagattaaaaaattgttatgtgtgtgccAGGCCTTAGAGGAGGTGTCAGAGGTGAACTCAGGAATGTCTTTGTTTGTTAACATATATAAGTCCACTGGTTTAAATGCTCAGTGGGATTCTCAAAAACTggccagagacctcacagatgcacagatctgtttaagatgtcactttttgtaataaaccaccATTTATTATACATCAAGCTGGCATCAAGAGCTCTTCTTTTTTACTTCTCAActatttttgtcacatcacctgcttccacGAATAAAACGCAAAATGGCATCACCAGCCAGACATGAAGGTCACAACAAGCATCTTCAACTGGCTCCAggactttctgactggcaggCCTCAATCTTTCAGGATCAGGAACAGGATTTCATCCAGCATCATCACTAACACTGACACACCACAGGGGTGTGTCCTCAGTCCCAATCTCTACACCTTTTTCACCCATAACTGTGTGGCCTCCCACAAGGACAACACCATCCTGAAGTCTGTAGATGACACCGCTGTGACAGGGCGCATCACTGGTGGGGACGAAgcagcctacaggagggaggtggcctctctggtgacgtggtgtgaggacaacaacctcaccctcaacacggacaagaccaaggagatgaaagtggacatgaggaaggagaggaaccctCATCAGCCACTACTTATCCGCaggctggaagtggagagggtgagcagctttAAATATCTGGGGGACCACATCAGCGAGGATCTCACGTGGACActcaacaccacacagctggtgaagagagctcagcagcggctgtacttcctgaggaggctgaggaagttcGGCATGTCACCAAAGTTCCTCAGAAACTTCTACAGCTGCGTTGTTGAGCCCATCCTGACCAtctgcatcaccgtgtggtacggtAACTCTACTGTCACGGACCGCAAACGCCTACAGAGTGGTGAAGACCATCAGAACTGCGCTgccctctctgcagagcatctaccagCACAGAGTCCACAGGagagctgcctccatcatcaaagacccctcccacccccaacATGGACTGTTCGCTCTCCTCTCCAATGCACAATTCAggagtctgaaatgcaggacatccagactcagaaactctttcttaCCCTCTGCCATCAGACAACAGCTGATAGGACTCTGTAACAACGGCCTGTACCCTGCACACTAACTCCGCCACAGTAACTGCAATATTGTTAActgtttttatgtgtcttattacaTATTATAGATATTGCACATGCACATAccgtctacctcatgacagtttttttgcacagctaatcattcattgttgaatgtggcacaacagtttatgtagcacactgcacatttatgtacataaaatatttactcagagttttttttttaaatccttttatcttatctttatcTTTGACTACTAttgttttaagctgtttttcttctatttataatcttttatgaCATTCAGTGTTGACGGCAAAGTAAGGatttcagggaaacttgtttccttactggcCAAATGACAATAaccactttgaatcttgaatcttgaatcttcaGCTGGCTGGCTGGTGGCTCTCTGTTTGACAAGGGTTTATGTCTCTCAATGTATAGTTGCAGCCCAATGCACaatgcatacatacaaacaacTAAAAGCACCTAATGAGTTAAGGAATTACAAATGAGAGCAGGACagagataaaacacacacaaataaaaacagattgaCCATTGTGATGCATTAGTTATTGTCTAATTTAAATGGTTAGAACTGTCATacttcaaaataatttaaatggcaTAACCCATCTGTTTCAGTTCAGTCAAAATCAGCTCAGTTTATTTAGCACCAGTTTTACAACAAAAGTGATCTTCAGGCACTACAGAATTTGCAAAGCAGCTGTTTAGCCAAGGGCACAATGAGGAGCTTTTTTTTGCCTCCACTGTCCAGTCCTTGCACTTGTAGTTCAGACTAGTTTTTCATCTGATCTGTTCCTCACTGCTTGAGGAAATGAATCCCATTTCCTTGTGCTCTTGTAATGACACCAAATATCTCAAACTCCCTGCACTATGAAGTTGAATTCTTGCAATAAGCAAATAGTCTTGAGAtgttttaacatataaaattaatgtttttaccCACAGATGACTCACCTGAAATATCTTCATGACTTGAAGCAATGCCCATTGATTCTTTTGTTTCAGCCTCTTCACAGATCTCCTCTCTGAGGTCCACCATCTCTTCcatctcttcttcctcatcacTATAAACGTAATTTATCTCTCCTTCCTCATCACCTCTTTCAGCTCCTAACATGTCAGATTTATGTTCCTGATTGATACAATTATCAGCTTCAATGTGTTTTAGCTGCTCTGCTTTGCTCATTTCATCCTCTTCTATCTGTCCTCCCTTCTCCTGGCCCAGCAGATCTTGGATTTCCTCCctcacatcatcctcttcctGTCCCTCTCTACTCGTTGCCATGAAGATCTTCATCTCCCCATCTTCAACCAGTAAACTTGTTTGAAAGGTCTTTTTAAAGTTCTCAGTGAAAGTCATATCAGTTTCAAACCTGACTTTGTTGGCCCAGATCAAAGTTGTTCCTGGTTTGCAGAAGTGCTTCATGGTGGCCAGCAGCTCACCCAGGAAGTCATGATGGTAGACCACATCAGCGGCCAGCACGTAGTCGTACCGATAGACAGATGAAGGGTAGGTCTGTTCCAAGTCGTAgccccaggacagagctgcCACCTGTGGTGTGTGTCTGCAGCGGCCCCTGGTGTTCCTCATCAAATTGGCTCTGAGGTTACCCAACATCTCTGGTAGATCTGTAGCTGTGACTGAAGCTCCTAAAGATGCAGAAATAAGACTTGCATTACCATGAACATAACGATAAGGAGTTATGTCTGCTTAAAGAGAAGGTATTCAAACTTTAAGTTAAAGCATAGTTAACATTTTTGgtggtttattttaattctgcaAATTTGTTTTCACATAATGCAATaaatttgacaataaaaataaaactttttgatTAATTGCTGCACATTAAAAAGCCCTGGGAGCACAGGCTTTGTGAACTTCTGTCAGGTTTTTagtcccaatccaggtcctcaggacccctgccctgcatgtttaggatgtaaccctactttaacaccagaattaaataaataggttGTTAACAGTCTGCAAAGAACTTGGTGAGGAAGTTCATTATTTGAAACAGGTATGATGGAGTAGGAACatgtctaaaacatgcagggcagtgggtcccaaggacctggattgggaaacactgtgTTACAGTAAGTGGAGCAACTGCTCACCCAGCAGGCTGGCCACAATGGATACCAGTCCTGTTCCTGCTCCCAGCTCCAGCACCTCCTTCTCCTGCAGGTCAACTGTTTGCCTATTGTTTTCCAGGAAGGAGCACAAAGCCAACGCCTGCAGGTCAGAGAAGGGTAAGAAAGAGCAATTGACTGTGGTGACGTGAATATAAACAAgctttttggtcattttgtcATTTAGAAGTGTTGTTGGAAATACTTACAGCTGGCCACATCACTCCTCCATATGAATCTATAGTTTCATAAATAACAATATCCTGCCCAACATAATGGTAAACATCCTTCCCAATGCTGCAAATTACACTGGGAACCCAGTTCTGCTGCATCACTTTCTGTTTCCTCAATTCTTCTCCTGAGGAAAGAAATAGAATGAAGCGTCAGCTTAATCaaacacagcaaaaagaaaTGACACTTAATGTACTCATGGCTGTGTCACATATAATTTGGAAAAGTTCATGAGTCAGTGGCTACGTATTTAGATGTAAAAAAGATCATTATATGCCATATTTTTGTAGGTGgaccaaaaaagaagaagaaaaagaagaagaagaagaagaagaagaagaaaaaaaaacttactgcAGTGGACAGAAGAAGTCTGCTTCTCTTCCTTATATGTTCAAGTCAGCAGTGATTGCAGGGCATTGGCTGTCTAGTATCTCTGAGGACAGTTTATAATAGTTTTGGCTTCACTATCTTTTAGCCTCATGTGTCTTACATCTCAAATTGAATTTATGCTACTCCTGCCAGTCTCAGTAAAAGTCACCAAGCTGTTTGTTAAGAGTCTGATGTCAAAATGAAATACCTTCCTTCATTTGGAGAAGGACTTTGGCAAAGTCAGAGTTCAGCAGCTGTTAATCATCTGAAAGTcatctgggtttttgtcatgaaaacaaaaatatgttcatgttcattaaGTAGCTTGGGTGTGACACCCCACCTTTCCCCCTCCCACATCTCTGCCTGCAAACAGATTAAAGCTGTTGTGTCTCTGCTTTGCTATAATATGCTATAAAACAACAGAGTGGTTCTGAAGAAGATTGCatgtaagaaaaataatcagaatgTTAATGAATTTATTATCTAGTGTTTCTAATAGTATTAGAAACATTTCCCAGCCAGCTGTTGCTAGCGAGCCTTTGGATGGAAGCTGTTGCAGTGCTCTAAGTTTAGCCTCGAGCATCTTCAGCTGGTTGGCTGATGGCTCGCTGCTTGACAAGGGTTTATGTCTCTCAATTTTCAGTTGCAACCCAATGCACaatgcatacatacaaacaacTAAAATACTGCATGAGTTAAGCAATTACAAATGAGAGCAGGACagagacaaaacacacacaaatataaacagaCTAACCATTGTGATGCATTAGTTATTGTCTAATTAAAATGGTTGAAACTGTGTCATActatataataatttaaatggcATAACCCATCTGTTTCAGTTCAGTCAAAATCAGCTCAGTTTATTTAGCACCAGTTTTACAACAAAAGTGATCTTCAGGCACTACAGAATTTGCAAAGCAGCTGTATAGCCAAGGGCACACTGAGGAGCTTCTTCTTGCCTCCACTGTCCAGTCCTTGCACTTGTAGTTCAGGCTAGTTTTTCATCTGATCTGTTCCTCACTGCTTGAGGAAATGAATCCCATTTCCTTGTGCTCTTGTAATGACACCAAATATCTCAAACTCCCTGCACTATGAAGTTGAATTCTTGCAATAAGCAAATAGTCTTGAGAtgttttaacatataaaattaatgtttttaccCACAGATGACTCACCTGAAATATCTTCATGACTTGAAGCAATGCCCATTGATTCTTTTGTTTCAGCCTCTTCACAgatctcttctctgaggtccACCATCTCTTCCATTTCTTCTTCCTCATTGCTATCATGGTCATTTATCTCTCCTTCCTCATCACCTCTTTCAGCTCCTAACATGTCAGATTTATGTTCCTGATTGATACAATTATCAGCTTCAATGTGTTTTAGCTGCTCTGCTTTGCTCATTTCATCCTCTTCTATCTGTCCTCCCTTCTCCTGGCCCAGCAGATCTTGGATTTCCTCCctcacatcatcctcttcctGTCCCTCTCTACTCGTTGCCATGAAGATCTTTACCTCTCCATCCTCAGCCAGTAAACGTGTGTGAAAGGCCTTTTTAAAGTTCTCAGTGAAAGTCAGATCAGTTTCAAACCTGACTTTGTTGGCCCAGATCAAAGTTGTTCCTGGTTTGCAGAAATGCTTCATGGTGGCCAGCAGCTCGTCCAGGAAGTCATGATGGTAGACCACATCAGCTGCCAGCACATAGTCGTACCGATAGACAGATGAAGGGTAGGTCTGTTCCAAGTCGTAgccccaggacagagctgcCACCTGTGGTGCGTGCCTGCAGTGGCCCCTGGTGTTCCTGCACAAGTTGACCCTCAGGTTGTTAAGCACTTGTGGAAGGTCTGTAGCTGTGACCCAGCCGCCTGAggacagagaagaaaaacagtaatAACTTCATCGGTTTGTGCTTGAGAACAGGTTCACATCTGCTGACATACCGAGGAGTGCCGCTACTACAGACACAAGGCCAGTTCCTGCCCCAATCTCCAGGACCGCTTTGTCCACAAGACTGCACTGGTCACGATGTGTGTCAAGGTACTGACAAAGAAACAGAGCCTGAGAGCAACAACAATATTCTTTCAGTAAATACTAATTACGCAGCATTGTGACTTTTAATAAAAGTTGCCAATTATCAAATAGTCAGGATCATTTATCAAACATCATCTtcgtatttatttattctttaaaggATATGGTGTGGGGACTTAATTTATTGCAGATGATTTTAATCCAGTCAACTAAGTTTTGTGTCCTCTCctcttatatttttattttataaacaaactaaaaaaaaaaaaaaacatccataagCAAAAACCaatcaagtaaaacaaaaacaaccttaACCCTgagaattttaataatttatggatccatttttaaaagcttttcttgTTATAGCTTTAACAAGAAAAATTGTACTTAGAAGTCCCAAAAACTGCATTACTGAATTATCGGGATGAATTATGAAGCTGTCTACTACACTGTTCTAGTGGTGGTGGATCTTTCTGCCACATTTAATTTAACCAATCGATATTCTCTATTCACAAGGGTCCATTCTGGGCCCTTTATAACTTTCCATGTACAGTTCCAGTCAAAGCTTTGGACACACTTTTCAATTAAATCCAATGGGTAGATGCATCCAAACTTTTGAGTGATAGTGTACATGCTACTACTTGGTCAGATTATTGGCAAATCAAAAATGTTGTTCCATTTTTATGTAGATGACATCcagatttatttatcattacgTCCAGCAGACCTCATCTCAATTATAGCTATTCACAACCTCACTTGATTAAATGCaacatacaataaataagaCAGAGGTGATAATTGCACAGGAAGCATAGAGAATCCATAATCAAACATTAATATCTCATGGCTATTAAAGCATTCACAATTATTTtttcctattctattctattctacagtcatttagcagatgcttttatccaaagcgacttacatttgagagtaagaacaacacaagcatgaattcaaacaagatgggacgtcataattaagtgattttttttaaatctggaaaTATAGTTAGTTTAAGACCTCAATGGGTCAAAACATTTCAGCAACATTATAAActaactttaaataaattaaatgcaaactGACCTCTGTCAGCACTGTCAGAACTTGCCTATTCTGATCCAGATTAGTGCAACTCATTATTTGGTGGGTTGCCACAGAAATAACTGAACTGTTTCCAGCTTGTACAAAATTCTGCAGCAAGGGTTCTAACGAGAActaaaaaacattgaaatattATAACCTCACCTCAGTAGTTGCTGGTGATATTTacaattgattttaaaatcaaattgcCCATATTTAAGTCACTGACCATCCTACATTGTTGACCTTTTCACCCCTTACATCCTTGCTTGTGCTCTCAGATTGGCAGAGCAACTGTTGCTCACTGACCTTGGGATAGACCTGGAGACCCAGATTGGAAAAGTATTTACTGTAAGAGTTTCATAACTGTGAAGTAATTTCTGCTCAACACAAGCTGCCTCTGTGTCATCATTTCAAACTCTTTCAAAAgcaaaattttctttaaaatgatttagttTATTCTAcaatttatctgatttattgTTAACAATCAAAAACTTTACAACTTATGGTGCAAATATGTATTATTTTGtcacaatattttaaaagtatCAGAATTTAGGTATTGAAATATTGCAAGCTGTATGATATCAAAGTAATGATAATTTGTGTGTGTCTCAAGAGATTGAGAGTTCCTCTAAAATACAGATTAgatataagattaaaaaatgtctgaaaaagtgCCACTCACCGCCGGCCATATCATGCCTGCAAAGGAGTCAAGAGCCTCTTCGATGATGATCTCCTGCCCGACGTAGCTGTACACCTCTTTACCTGCTCTGTAGTAAAAACATGGAGTCCAGACAGCTGGTTTTTGTTTCTCAACAGCTGATTCCTCTGTTTGTGAATTATCTGAAAGATATAAAAGTCACTCTCTCAGATCTGTAACTTTTATATCTTTGATTCATTCACATGAATCAAATGTGATTCACAATGTCGCTGTTACCTTTTGTCTTCTCTTTATCTCCTTCATCCCCAGCTTCCTCATTTGCCACATGATTTCTTTTCTCCACAAAGGACGTGGACAGGGTATCCATGTAATAAGTTGTTTACTACTGGGTAAACAGGGAATGTGAGTATATGAAAAAGAATAGATATTTTGTACAAATAAGATATTCTTGTTCTAAAATATTCAGTCAGCACTTCTCTCATTGCTTCTTTAAATCCAGTGAATATTTAGTAGCAAGTATCTTACCTTTCACTTTTAACctacctgctgctgttttaatgGCCACTGAAAGATCTTAAGAGAAGGCAAACTGCATCTGGAGGCCACCAAGTGTGAGGTTATAGACTCAGCATCCTGCAGGACacacccatcatcatcatcacaaggGCATGAGGGTATTTTTAGAGCTATgccaaaaagaaataaacacacgcATGATACAAGAGCAGAGCACATGCATATTCAAACACAAAGATAAGTCGATGAGGGAGCCAAAAGGAGAGgaagagcgagagagagagagagagagagagagagagaatgaaggGAATGTCATGATATCACCAGTCATGGGTCTTTGCCTCCAGGGGTGACTTAAGGACTTCTCTGCTGGTGGTCTGCGGTCTGTAACCTCAAACTGCATATATCATGAAGAAATGCtaagattttaaaaactgaCTAACTTTTCTTGACAATCTGTACAAACcataaacaatttgaaaatgAGTGTGTGCTCCAATAACTCCAGATATTGCATGTTGTGCTGGTTATCAATTTTACTTGGTAGTCTACAAATAGTCTCAGGGACACATAGGCGGATCAGCCTGTCTGAAGACCAGGCCAATACATGATTTGTGTTGGCTTGATAACATCTTGGCAATGTGAGTGTCGTTACTAAACCATGTGCAAAATACGAGCTGGATTGGATCATTTGGTAGCACTTTACTGTGAGTCCCACTGTTTAGCAGTCATATTTTGCATGTAGATGTTTTAAGACACTTTatgatgtaaatgtttaaaaaacaagtgTTTAGCAACTGCTGTATCAAATGATAACTAACCATGAATGAGGAAAAACAGTATTACTAATAAGTATTATCACCCTGACTTTACACTTCAAGATAACTGAAGACGAGAGAGTCTCACTGGGCAACAAAATTAATTTAGAAATTATGTATGCAGTCTGCCAAGGGTCCATGTTGAGTTTACTTGCTTACTTGAGTGCAATGGCCTCAATTACTTCAGCAGAGATGGGAAGTAACAGGATCAGACTGGCATGCATCCCTGTGTATCaagctcttaaaaaaaaaaagaaaaaaaaaaaaaagatggctcCAGTAACATCAGCCTCATTTAGATCTCCTTCACTTACATTTAAACATGAGGTAACACATCTCAGTGTCTATAATAATCATCTACAATCATACTAAACCTTCCAAAATTTGTAATCCACCTTGGACTTTCAGGTACTTTCAGACATTAACAGAGAGCACACGGTGGTTAAGTCATTGTCCAGCTGATTAACATAAAGCAGCATTATTTGGAGTGGAAAAGATGGGAGTTTTTGAGTTTGATCGTAGGCAGGATTTTAGCTCTACTCCAGTGAGAGGTTGTCAAGGCTGTTGAAAGAGTGATAAAGAAACTGATATGTCTACAAAGGCACATGTAATCTTCAGCTGTTGTGCATTTGTTTGATTGACAATGGCACTGACATCCGCTGCCATCAGTTTAGACAACCTCTTCCACTTTAATCCAGCTCAGCTTCTCTTGCTCTGCAGCCAAATAACATATCCACTAAATGGGcaaaaagacaagaaattaTAGGATCTGGAATAAAAAAAGTATCAGATTTAATAGCTCACATTAATAGCAAATGATTCTGCCCTACTCTTTCCAAGATAATCAAGCTAACTGGTGAGATTCCAAATTATGAAAAAACTTTGTGCAGCATGACAGTAGCGTTCATGTTACAGTAGGAGCACACATCCTACCTTGTATGGATGTGATCTTTAATGTGACCTCCGTAAAATGTTTTGCTGGTGACTTGTTGTTTAGTAAAGTCttattaatgtgaaaaaaatacaacaatggTGTCAAGAATGAAACTGTTTACTTCATGTTACAGATATGTATTTGCTTCAGTTGTTGGATGAGTCATCACAGGTGATGAAAGAAAGTTTCAAATGCATTACAGTTTCAAATTACAGCGTGCCTGTGTGCTACAATGAAAAGGGTGGACTTCATATTTCTACAGTTTAGGAATGATTTACT contains:
- the LOC121636939 gene encoding uncharacterized protein LOC121636939 isoform X3; protein product: MAGGGWVTATDLPQVLNNLRVNLCRNTRGHCRHAPQVAALSWGYDLEQTYPSSVYRYDYVLAADVVYHHDFLDELLATMKHFCKPGTTLIWANKVRFETDLTFTENFKKAFHTRLLAEDGEVKIFMATSREGQEEDDVREEIQDLLGQEKGGQIEEDEMSKAEQLKHIEADNCINQEHKSDMLGAERGDEEGEINDHDSNEEEEMEEMVDLREEICEEAETKESMGIASSHEDISGEELRKQKVMQQNWVPSVICSIGKDVYHYVGQDIVIYETIDSYGGVMWPAALALCSFLENNRQTVDLQEKEVLELGAGTGLVSIVASLLGASVTATDLPEMLGNLRANLMRNTRGRCRHTPQVAALSWGYDLEQTYPSSVYRYDYVLAADVVYHHDFLGELLATMKHFCKPGTTLIWANKVRFETDMTFTENFKKTFQTSLLVEDGEMKIFMATSREGQEEDDVREEIQDLLGQEKGGQIEEDEMSKAEQLKHIEADNCINQEHKSDMLGAERGDEEGEINYVYSDEEEEMEEMVDLREEICEEAETKESMGIASSHEDISGEELRKQKVMQQNWVPSVICSIGKDVYHYVGQDIVIHETIDSYGGMMWPAALALCYFLENNRQTVDLQEKEVLELRAGTGLVSIVASLLGASVTATDLPEMLGNLRANLMRNTRGRCRHTPQVAALSQGYDLEQTYPSSVYRYDYVLAADVVYHHDVKGELLATMKHFCKPGTTLIWANKVRFETDLTFTENFKKTFHTHLLVEDGEMKIFMATSREGQEEDDVREEIQDLMGQEKGGQIEEDEMSKAEQLKHIEADNCINQEHKSDMLGAERGDEEGEINDHDSNEEEEMEEMVDLREEICEEAETKESMVIAPSHEDISGEELRKQKVMQQKWVPSVICSNGKDVYHYVGQDIVIYETIDSYGGVMWPAALTLCYFLENNRQIVDLQEKEVLELGAGTGLVSIVASLLGASVTATDLPEMLGNLRANLMRNTRGRCRHTPQVAALSWGYDLEQTYPSSVYRYDYVLASDVVYCHGLMDELMATMKHFCKPGTTLIWANKVRFETDLTFIENLKKAFHTRLLAEDGEMKIFMATSR
- the LOC121636939 gene encoding uncharacterized protein LOC121636939 isoform X4, with amino-acid sequence MDTLSTSFVEKRNHVANEEAGDEGDKEKTKDNSQTEESAVEKQKPAVWTPCFYYRAGKEVYSYVGQEIIIEEALDSFAGMIWPAALFLCQYLDTHRDQCSLVDKAVLEIGAGTGLVSVVAALLGGWVTATDLPQVLNNLRVNLCRNTRGHCRHAPQVAALSWGYDLEQTYPSSVYRYDYVLAADVVYHHDFLDELLATMKHFCKPGTTLIWANKVRFETDLTFTENFKKAFHTRLLAEDGEVKIFMATSREGQEEDDVREEIQDLLGQEKGGQIEEDEMSKAEQLKHIEADNCINQEHKSDMLGAERGDEEGEINDHDSNEEEEMEEMVDLREEICEEAETKESMGIASSHEDISGEELRKQKVMQQNWVPSVICSIGKDVYHYVGQDIVIYETIDSYGGVMWPAALALCSFLENNRQTVDLQEKEVLELGAGTGLVSIVASLLGASVTATDLPEMLGNLRANLMRNTRGRCRHTPQVAALSWGYDLEQTYPSSVYRYDYVLAADVVYHHDFLGELLATMKHFCKPGTTLIWANKVRFETDMTFTENFKKTFQTSLLVEDGEMKIFMATSREGQEEDDVREEIQDLLGQEKGGQIEEDEMSKAEQLKHIEADNCINQEHKSDMLGAERGDEEGEINYVYSDEEEEMEEMVDLREEICEEAETKESMGIASSHEDISGEELRKQKVMQQNWVPSVICSIGKDVYHYVGQDIVIHETIDSYGGMMWPAALALCYFLENNRQTVDLQEKEVLELRAGTGLVSIVASLLGASVTATDLPEMLGNLRANLMRNTRGRCRHTPQVAALSQGYDLEQTYPSSVYRYDYVLAADVVYHHDVKGELLATMKHFCKPGTTLIWANKVRFETDLTFTENFKKTFHTHLLVEDGEMKIFMATSREGQEEDDVREEIQDLMGQEKGGQIEEDEMSKAEQLKHIEADNCINQEHKSDMLGAERGDEEGEINDHDSNEEEEMEEMVDLREEICEEAETKESMVIAPSHEDISDDFQMINSC